The following coding sequences are from one Scylla paramamosain isolate STU-SP2022 chromosome 21, ASM3559412v1, whole genome shotgun sequence window:
- the LOC135111162 gene encoding uncharacterized protein LOC135111162, translated as MQPSHSAASLSPWKVWRRIRPCQPFPKKLIILLVLLFWIGFSIQILRRNAQLPMYYRAAPLARFGVDFRTSVGPSRVIPRALFHLRANVDNSTWEKLGDVVGRVYNLPPLYGIEKRPHLVSKCGKYPALVDLSFSNVYWQVFHSSDGTFYLYSAFFDNRTLTRPGPSVRILGMADRIKPAVRTHCQLWYEGQGTPVVAKVVEYRYLWIRAWGNYRNGTLQPYLLQCVIPESHRQRVPQSVSLVEGRCDRSTNNLRVVHNPPPEGQKSNFAVCVKGMDVDEDISLRMVEWFELLFLLGADKVFVYDLGIHPNISKILKHYESKGKVDVRSLTLPGEQPTARGLVRRYLKARVVHKRQNEIIPYNDCLYRNMNLYKFIVLIDIDEVIMPRSVPSWKELLEQVAPQVMSGEGHPYASYYARNVYFLDSMQDKHGLAMDMPRFMHMLQHLYRAANYTAPTSYIKAFHDPQLVLTLHNHFPFSCLTPTCSRFRIPTEVAHLQHYRVQCVSELKKVCPYYRNHTVLDGDILRFKDPLLRGTLRTLRHLGFLQEELDTTNH; from the exons ATGCAGCCCTCACACAGCGCGGCATCACTTTCCCCGTggaaggtgtggaggaggatCCGTCCTTGCCAACCATTTCCAAAAAAACTCATCATCCTCCTGGTGCTTTTGTTTTGGATCGGCTTCAG CATACAGATCTTGAGAAGGAACGCTCAGCTACCAATGTACTACCGTGCAGCGCCACTCGCCAGATTCGGCGTAGACTTCAG AACCTCCGTCGGACCGTCGCGGGTAATCCCAAGGGCGCTGTTTCACCTGAGAGCCAACGTGGACAACAGCACGTGGGAGAAGCTGGGTGACGTGGTGGGTCGAGTGTACAACCTCCCGCCACTCTACGGCATTGAGAAACGTCCGCATCTGGTCAGTAAATGCGGCAAATATCCTGCCCTCGTCGACTTGTCCTTCAGTAACGTCTATTGGCAAGTCTTTCATTCTAGTGATGGAACGTTTTACTTGTACAGCGCATTCTTCGATAACCGCACCCTCACTCGGCCAGGACCGTCTGTACGCATCCTTGGCATGGCGGATCGAATCAAACCTGCCGTCAGGACTCACTGCCAGTTGTGGTACGAGGGCCAGGGTACCCCCGTAGTGGCCAAGGTGGTCGAGTATCGGTACCTTTGGATCAGGGCCTGGGGTAACTATAGGAACGGCACCCTGCAACCATACTTGCTGCAGTGCGTCATTCCTGAATCACACAGGCAACGAGTCCCGCAGTCAGTTTCATTGGTGGAAGGACGCTGCGACCGGTCCACCAACAACCTGCGAGTGGTCCACAATCCTCCACCAGAAGGACAGAAAAGTAACTTTGCTGTTTGTGTGAAGGGCATGGATGTTGACGAGGATATAAGTTTGAGAATGGTGGAGTGGTTTGAACTACTTTTCTTGTTAGGAGCTGACAAAGTGTTCGTGTATGATTTGGGAATACACCCTAACATCTCTAAGATACTAAAACATTATGAGTCCAAGGGCAAAGTTGATGTGAGGAGTCTGACGCTTCCAGGTGAACAACCCACCGCACGCGGGCTTGTCAGGCGGTATCTTAAAGCCAGGGTTGTTCACAAGCGGCAGAATGAGATAATCCCATACAATGACTGTTTATATAGAAATATGAACCTTTACAAGTTTATTGTACTGATCGATATTGACGAAGTCATCATGCCTAGATCAGTCCCAAGCTGGAAGGAGCTGCTGGAACAAGTGGCGCCTCAGGTCATGTCGGGAGAGGGTCATCCATACGCCTCTTACTACGCACGCAACGTGTATTTCTTAGATTCAATGCAGGACAAGCACGGGTTGGCGATGGACATGCCTCGTTTCATGCACATGTTGCAACACCTGTACCGCGCTGCCAACTACACAGCACCCACTAGTTACATCAAAGCTTTCCATGACCCTCAGTTGGTGCTCACGCTACACAaccactttcctttttcctgcttGACACCCACATGTTCCCGCTTCCGCATCCCGACAGAGGTCGCGCACCTTCAACATTACCGTGTGCAGTGCGTGTCGGAGCTTAAGAAGGTGTGTCCTTACTACAGGAACCACACCGTCCTGGACGGTGATATCCTCAGGTTTAAGGACCCCCTGCTACGCGGCACCCTCCGCACTCTGCGTCACCTCGGGTTCCTGCAGGAAGAACTGGACACGACTAACCATTAA